The Dunckerocampus dactyliophorus isolate RoL2022-P2 chromosome 1, RoL_Ddac_1.1, whole genome shotgun sequence genome has a segment encoding these proteins:
- the suv39h1a gene encoding histone-lysine N-methyltransferase SUV39H1-A, with the protein MAEILKDCSVPGKLSLDDLEALCRTERLHCKDFGITKANVNDYEVEFLCDYKRTKEEEFYLVKWRGFPESVNTWEPKRNLKCPKLMKQFHLDLDQELRRQKRRSIPKKLDKEISTFLVLKAKLRQRLERWEVQLNQTCNHPGRIFVRNDVDLEGPPKNFTYINHYKAGPGIVFDEMAVGCECKNCLEEPVNGCCPGASLHRVAYNELGQVRIRPGKPIYECNSQCLCGPDCPNRVVQKGIQVDLCIFKTDNGRGWGVRTLQHIRKNTFVMEYVGEIITTDEAEKRGHIYDCQGSTYLFDLDYVEDVYTVDAAHQGNVSHFVNHSCNPNLQVFNVFIDNIDERLPRIALFSTRAIRAGEELTFDYKMQIDPVDTESSKMDSSFTLAGVSSSPKKRIRVECRCGSNSCRKYLF; encoded by the exons ATGGCGGAAATTTTGAAAG ATTGCAGTGTGCCCGGCAAGCTGTCATTGGATGATCTTGAAGCCCTGTGCCGCACAGAGAGGCTCCACTGTAAAGATTTCGGCATAACCAAAGCCAACGTCAATGATTATGAGGTGGAGTTCCTCTGTGACTACAAGAGGACTAAA GAAGAGGAATTTTACCTGGTAAAATGGAGGGGCTTTCCAGAGTCCGTCAACACCTGGGAACCTAAAAGGAACCTCAAATGCCCCAAACTGATGAAGCAGTTCCACCTAGACCTGGATCAGGAGCTGAGACGCCAGAAAAGACGAAGCATCCCCAAAAAGCTGGATAAGGAAATCTCAACCTTCTTAGTTTTGAAAGCTAAGCTACGTCAGCGACTGGAACGCTGGGAGGTCCAGCTCAACCAAACATGCAACCATCCTGGTCGTATCTTTGTGAGGAACGATGTCGACCTTGAGGGTCCACCTAAAAACTTCACTTACATCAACCACTACAAAGCAGGCCCAGGCATTGTTTTTGATGAAATGGCCGTGGGCTGTGAGTGTAAAAACTGCTTAGAAGAGCCGGTGAACGGATGTTGTCCTGGTGCATCCTTGCACCGTGTTGCCTACAATGAACTTGGCCAGGTTCGGATCCGGCCTGGGAAGCCCATATACGAGTGTAACTCTCAGTGCCTCTGTGGCCCAGACTGCCCCAACAGAGTGGTGCAAAAAGGCATTCAGGTTGACCTGTGTATCTTTAAGACGGACAACGGCCGTGGATGGGGTGTCCGTACTCTGCAGCATATCAGGAAGAACACATTTGTCATGGAATATGTAGGAGAG ATCATCACAACAGACGAAGCAGAGAAACGAGGTCACATATACGACTGCCAAGGCTCTACATACCTATTTGACTTGGACTACGTGGAAGACGTGTACACAGTGGATGCTGCTCACCAAGGAAACGTCTCTCACTTTGTCAACCACAGT TGTAACCCAAACCTACAAGTGTTCAATGTGTTTATTGACAACATTGATGAGCGACTCCCACGAATCGCTTTATTTTCAACACGAGCCATTCGGGCAGGAGAGGAACTCACCTTTGACTACAAGATGCAAA TTGACCCTGTAGATACAGAAAGCTCCAAGATGGACTCCAGTTTCACCCTAGCGGGTGTCTCCAGTTCTCCAAAGAAAAGGATTCGAGTGGAGTGCCGCTGCGGATCGAACTCGTGTAGAAAATACCTGTTCTAA